The Mobula birostris isolate sMobBir1 chromosome 14, sMobBir1.hap1, whole genome shotgun sequence genome includes a region encoding these proteins:
- the c14h1orf74 gene encoding UPF0739 protein C1orf74 homolog — MEAAQKEQLIFVTRKSLRMNQKKNFPESRCLQLLAEVLAVDCGLKPAFLFDYCLSNAEQIQRYVQELQKMGFLSEDLHILSIQDNILIINLDRTVRHLERALPENGVRIIDVSVHKDDPQLAESLVSNQVKAQMDIICKHLRSQVTQTGRSNSGFVTTSEICCSDWNLCTVFGFLLGFPVSYWFDFNKSFENCLGMTQLRAFTISAFCPRISKNLKHRMYSFSVPESLYPDLHSTIETWHRDLQSDFNLQLSFSDLCISTDAVCLPCITL, encoded by the coding sequence ATGGAGGCTGCACAGAAGGAACAACTGATCTTTGTGACACGGAAGTCTTTAAGGATGAACCAAAAGAAGAATTTTCCAGAATCGAGGTGCTTGCAGCTCCTCGCTGAAGTTCTAGCGGTAGATTGTGGATTAAAGCCTGCTTTCTTGTTTGATTACTGCTTGTCAAATGCAGAACAGATCCAGAGATATGTCCAGGAGCTGCAGAAAATGGGGTTTCTCTCCGAAGACCTGCATATCCTCAGCATACAAGACAATATCTTAATAATAAATTTAGACAGAACTGTCAGACACTTGGAAAGAGCTCTTCCAGAAAATGGTGTTCGGATCATCGATGTTTCTGTGCATAAAGATGACCCACAATTAGCAGAGTCATTGGTGTCAAATCAAGTCAAAGCCCAGATGGATATTATTTGTAAACACTTAAGATCCCAGGTAACTCAAACAGGGAGAAGTAATTCAGGTTTTGTTACCACCAGTGAGATTTGCTGTTCAGACTGGAACCTCTGTACAGTGTTTGGTTTCCTCCTTGGGTTCCCTGTTTCATACTGGTTTGATTTCAACAAGAGTTTTGAGAATTGCTTAGGCATGACTCAACTTCGGGCTTTCACCATCTCTGCTTTTTGTCCCAGAATCAGTAAAAACCTCAAACACCGAATGTACTCATTCAGTGTACCAGAAAGCCTTTACCCAGATTTACACAGCACCATAGAGACGTGGCATAGGGACCTGCAGTCAGACTTTAACCTGCAGCTCTCCTTCTCTGATCTCTGCATTTCCACCGATGCAGTGTGTCTGCCTTGTATTACGTTGTAA